In Montipora capricornis isolate CH-2021 chromosome 4, ASM3666992v2, whole genome shotgun sequence, the DNA window NNNNNNNNNNNNNNNNNNNNNNNNNNNNNNNNNNNNNNNNNNNNNNNNNNNNNNNNNNNNNNNNNNNNNNNNNNNNNNNNNNNNNNNNNNNNNNNNNNNNNNNNNNNNNNNNNNNNNNNNNNNNNNNNNNNNNNNNNNNNNNNNNNNNNNNNNNNNNNNNNNNNNNNNNNNNNNNNNNNNNNNNNNNNNNNNNNNNNNNNNNNNNNNNNNNNNNNNNNNNNNNNNNNNNNNNNNNNNNNNNNNNNNNNNNNNNNNNNNNNNNNNNNNNNNNNNNNNNNNNNNNNNNNNNNNNNNNNNNNNNNNNNNNNNNNNNNNNNNNNNNNNNNNNNNNNNNNNNNNNNNNNNNNNNNNNNNNNNNNNNNNNNNNNNNNNNNNNNNNNNNNNNNNNNNNNNNNNNNNNNNNNNNNNNNNNNNNNNNNNNNNNNNNNNNNNNNNNNNNNNNNNNNNNNNNNNNNNNNNNNNNNNNNNNNNNNNNNNNNNNNNNNNNNNNNNNNNNNNNNNNNNNNNNNNNNNNNNNNNNNNNNNNNNNNNNNNNNNNNNNNNNNNNNNNNNNNNNNNNNNNNNNNNNNNNNNNNNNNNNNNNNNNNNNNNNNNNNNNNNNNNNNNNNNNNNNNNNNNNNNNNNNNNNNNNNNNNNNNNNNNNNNNNNNNNNNNNNNNNNNNNNNNNNNNNNNNNNNNNNNNNNNNNNNNNNNNNNNNNNNNNNNNNNNNNNNNNNNNNNNNNNNNNNNNNNNNNNNNNNNNNNNNNNNNNNNNNNNNNNNNNNNNNNNNNNNNNNNNNNNNNNNNNNNNNNNNNNNNNNNNNNNNNNNNNNNNNNNNNNNNNNNNNNNNNNNNNNNNNNNNNNNNNNNNNNNNNNNNNNNNNNNNNNNNNNNNNNNNNNNNNNNNNNNNNNNNNNNNNNNNNNNNNNNNNNNNNNNNNNNNNNNNNNNNNNNNNNNNNNNNNNNNNNNNNNNNNNNNNNNNNNNNNNNNNNNNNNNNNNNNNNNNNNNNNNNNNNNNNNNNNNNNNNNNNNNNNNNNNNNNNNNNNNNNNNNNNNNNNNNNNNNNNNNNNNNNNNNNNNNNNNNNNNNNNNNNNNNNNNNNNNNNNNNNNNNNNNNNNNNNNNNNNNNNNNNNNNNNNNNNNNNNNNNNNNNNNNNNNNNNNNNNNNNNNNNNNNNNNNNNNNNNNNNNNNNNNNNNNNNNNNNNNNNNNNNNNNNNNNNNNNNNNNNNNNNNNNNNNNNNNNNNNNNNNNNNNNNNNNNNNNNNNNNNNNNNNNNNNNNNNNNNNNNNNNNNNNNNNNNNNNNNNNNNNNNNNNNNNNNNNNNNNNNNNNNNNNNNNNNNNNNNNNNNNNNNNNNNNNNNNNNNNNNNNNNNNNNNNNNNNNNNNNNNNNNNNNNNNNNNNNNNNNNNNNNNNNNNNNNNNNNNNNNNNNNNNNNNNNNNNNNNNNNNNNNNNNNNNNNNNNNNNNNNNNNNNNNNNNNNNNNNNNNNNNNNNNNNNNNNNNNNNNNNNNNNNNNNNNNNNNNNNNNNNNNNNNNNNNNNNNNNNNNNNNNNNNNNNNNNNNNNNNNNNNNNNNNNNNNNNNNNNNNNNNNNNNNNNNNNNNNNNNNNNNNNNNNNNNNNNNNNNNNNNNNNNNNNNNNNNNNNNNNNNNNNNNNNNNNNNNNNNNNNNNNNNNNNNNNNNNNNNNNNNNNNNNNNNNNNNNNNNNNNNNNNNNNNNNNNNNNNNNNNNNNNNNNNNNNNNNNNNNNNNNNNNNNNNNNNNNNNNNNNNNNNNNNNNNNNNNNNNNNNNNNNNNNNNNNNNNNNNNNNNNNNNNNNNNNNNNNNNNNNNNNNNNNNNNNNNNNNNNNNNNNNNNNNNNNNNNNNNNNNNNNNNNNNNNNNNNNNNNNNNNNNNNNNNNNNNNNNNNNNNNNNNNNNNNNNNNNNNNNNNNNNNNNNNNNNNNNNNNNNNNNNNNNNNNNNNNNNNNNNNNNNNNNNNNNNNNNNNNNNNNNNNNNNNNNNNNNNNNNNNNNNNNNNNNNNNNNNNNNNNNNNNNNNNNNNNNNNNNNNNNNNNNNNNNNNNNNNNNNNNNNNNNNNNNNNNNNNNNNNNNNNNNNNNNNNNNNNNNNNNNNNNNNNNNNNNNNNNNNNNNNNNNNNNNNNNNNNNNNNNNNNNNNNNNNNNNNNNNNNNNNNNNNNNNNNNNNNNNNNNNNNNNNNNNNNNNNNNNNNNNNNNNNNNNNNNNNNNNNNNNNNNNNNNNNNNNNNNNNNNNNNNNNNNNNNNNNNNNNNNNNNNNNNNNNNNNNNNNNNNNNNNNNNNNNNNNNNNNNNNNNNNNNNNNNNNNNNNNNNNNNNNNNNNNNNNNNNNNNNNNNNNNNNNNNNNNNNNNNNNNNNNNNNNNNNNNNNNNNNNNNNNNNNNNNNNNNNNNNNNNNNNNNNNNNNNNNNNNNNNNNNNNNNNNNNNNNNNNNNNNNNNNNNNNNNNNNNNNNNNNNNAAAAACATCTGACCGCACATACTATTAAACGCTaccaaatgcgaactcagcacggtacagattctgttagcgtgctttcgcaaaacaaatattgattaaAAGCAAATAGCTATTGATCAtgacacagttttcagaaagggCAGGAAGGATTTTCCTCGGAGGTTCGatcgaaaataaaatatttacgacatgacaacaacattaattttgaaccttgaatatagatcgttttcactgtcacgcaataaaaaaataaatcaaaaactatccagtgcaaaacgctaagaaattgttatcttatagaagataaagaactaagacacttgtccaagtttttaggcctctgcgttttccccaaacttcagatattcgtcgaatgTTTCTCAGGCCGGAAATCGTGTAAACTCTggactgactttggctatctaggcgactgattagcactactgaaaaaacaaagcAGTTTTACATAATAACATTTCCTAATACTCGAACTTCTCTCTAAAAGGGCCTCAATCATGAGATAGtaatattttttcaacaaacttgatcgttctttgtgtccacgcacctacataatccggaagattcaaaatgctcttgttttccaaacgaagcacgctattggcgctgtgaaattgtcaccagatatagatatgccgcctcgtATGCCTGCTGAGGATAAACCTTTgttggatctttagttttagattttggaaggtgatgacgtcacgtgaaaacgatctagtagaatataaaagttacgatcagcgacaaacattttgggagatttttgctcaCGTTCAAgtaattgcaaaatcgaaagttgaacatggccggaattcagcgggcgccgtgattacgttTACCGCGGCAATGTTTACGCCTCGCAACAGTGAAGCAATcggtgtcaaatgatggcacgATACCGGTTTTAAAAAggttctttttctgtcaagtgttataaagtttgacaatgaaatgatcgaagtcaaaacaaagatcacaatcgcccaactcttttATGAGACCAAAACAATGAACCCGTCACGAAAACAAGAAGCATCTGACTGAAAATACTCTtaaacgctaacaaatgcgaactcatcaaaggtacagattttgttagcttgctttaatgcaaaacaaattaGTGATGAAAAAGCCCATATAGTTGATAcaaagttttcagaaagagcagaaggaagttcctccgggacggtcgatcaaGAATGAAATATTGGACGACATGAAACAACATTAATGTGAACCGTGATAGAGAAtataaaagttacgatcagcgacaaacattttgggagatttttgctaatGTTCAAGTTAAACAATTTGGTGcaaatcgaaaagtgacatggccggaattcagaaGCGTTGCGCCGTGGATTACTTTACCGCGGCATTTTGCCTCctccaaacagtgaagcatctgtgtcaaatgatggcaagataccgggtttttacaaagtttccttttctgtcaagtgttataaagtttgacaatgaaaatgagcgaagtcaaaacaaagatcaccaatcgcccaactcttgtttatgcacaGTCacaatttactctccaagacgcgtacgacgtttatcaccaggtaattccatcagtttggaaatagcagctactttattattcatctgcgtcacaagtttttacttgattttggggctcattttgttgaaactcgagcATCGCTTTCAACAGtcctgtgaacccttcccgcTACAgagcaaaaactaaaaaacttctctcgcatatcacatttcaacctgtAAGCTCGGAAATCAATACACACACATCGATATTATTAATTTCACAAAGCccgaaaataccacagaatccttttccaagCTGAACAGTTtagttattgaaacaaacacaaccataatttgctcttagagaGGCGATATAACTCCTCTTCCTAGTGTTCATTGCGCGTGCGGTGAAGACAACACATAACATCAAGTTGTTCGTCACAAATTAACCTTGTACTTCAGGTGAATATACTGGatctcactttgatttcgtctcgacgcgGGCGATGGGATTGCTTGATCGCCAAGATCCAGCTAGATACTCGTGCGCTGTCTTTTGATGATTCCAATGCCTAGCTTTATCGTATCAACTGAACTTATCCATTAATTGAGCCTCCATAAGCCGCCTGGGATATATATTTGTTGGTGATTTCATTAGCATTCTTTAAggcgggggggaggggggtgggggaggccGCAGTAAGGATACACTAAAGACGCCATTGCCGCGTTGCAGGACCATGTCGACTGCCTATATGCAGGCCTAAGCCATTTTAATTGATTGTCCTACTTGTGTCCACCAGAACGAAATACTGTACGCGAGATCGTTCCACGACCCGCTCGTGACTAGGAATCCTACTGAAAATACGCCGCAGATAGAAAGGACTCTACTTCCACAAGACACCCTATCCTTTGTGAGTAACCACCGGTGAGTGACAGGCAAAGAACCGTCTTACCGGACACGGAAaaacccccaaaaaaaaaaaaaaaagaaaaaaacagaaaaaaaagagaagtacAAAGAACAAACTGTCAAAAACGCGAGACACTCGAACTGGGTTCTAGCCCCTTGtagaaaacgtttttatttttttttgcaacccAGGGTAATTAGTTTCATCatgtgtaaagtagaactaattttTACCATCGCAACAAACCTTCGCCCTTAGACTCGCTGTTGTGAAAGAGGATAGGCCAGACATGAACATCGACAAACACATGGAGCCTGTAACTAGGTTTGATATTGAcacgcacccccccccccccccccccccggtgtTGTAAgcaaaaattcaacaaaatcgccCTCTGAATGGAGCCGAGGCCGAGATAACTGTGTGCAGAAACTCTTTTACTTGTCTAATCCTTTTTTGAAGGACAATTAACCCCAGCATAACATCACAGGTTATGACTACCAAAGACCACTGGGGTCAGTAACTTTGATTCCCACCCCCCCCACGCACTTGCCACGCTACGACAGATCGCTTTTTCtatgtttttataaaaaaattgttttcgatGCCTGAATCGGAACATCTTGTTCAAAGTTCCTCTCCCGTGGATGTATTGAGGTCGCGTGTTGACCCAAAAACGGGGTATTAGGCCTTCGGTGTAAATAAATGTACAGTTTACGAGCCGTCCAAAGTTTCGAATGAGAGTGTCGCTGTCGTTATAATCAAATTTTTTTAGCCCCCCCCAAACCACCAAAAGTAATTACTATTTGAAAGCCAAGTCAAAAAGGACCTGAgaacaatccggcaaaccaatcaaaattcgaataGTAATCTACACGTAGCACGGAACACAAAGCGCGGCAAATGTCGGTTCACGCAAGTGCCAGCCCAccaagattggttttggtttcacgatTCCTCTGATTGGATTTGAAACCAAACATGGCGCGACTCCCCATTCCTTTGCAAGAACGTGTgcttgaaccaatcactgagtgaagtaatcataaaccaaagtaattatctaattactttcgacactcaattgaaaaccgctctaacgtTTATACTGGTCCTTAGTTGTCTGTCACTATGCTTGAACATGGGCCGAAAAAATGCCGTCGAAGTTTCTCCGCCAATGAGAAGAAAATTCAAAAGGTATTCACTCAATTTCAAACACGCAAATCGATAGCCGCTAAACTTAAATTTCACTTTTCAGGTCACAAATCAGTTGTTTACAGGAGCAAATGAATGATCACACGGACTCGGTATTAACAGCCACAACATCCTGGAGGTAATTTGCTTTGTATATTCAGTTCCTACCTTTTCAGCTTTTCGCAGTCAGATCTAACCTTCTGTCTTGTGATCTGTGTGGTCACTAAATCTCAGTTATCAGCGCATGCACGTAAAGTGttgttattatacattggtgtcaccagctcgatttgattggctataagcacgcagctaattcttgcttgctcctgtttctcttacgtcatacctacaaacaatagattttatatatgtagaattgacgtcatagcTACAGACAacagttttatgcatgcagaagtgacgtcacctgacacactaaccagcatttgatcagttttgtcgtGGCGGAGCtgcagctcaggaatatgcataataaaacaattattgaattcagttttcgcatgttagcgataattatcaaggcctcagtttgtgttatccgcctcagccttcggcttcagcagataacacaaactttggccttgataattatcgctaacatgctcaacctcatccaataattgttaattaacaataaAGCTGAAAAATTTGTGGGCGGGAAGCAAAATTTCCTATTATAAAGCAGTGTAGGATTTCtgtaaatttaattaagaattatTTCATTCGAATTTTCGGACTTGGCCTTCGGGTCGATGCGAAATTGGTTTTTGCCTTCGTGTCTCCTGAGCTATTCATCATGTCATATCCAACACGTACTCATTCTACTGCATCTTGTAATGATCCACACAGCATTATATATAAGAGTAACAATACAAGCGAATGAATTTCGGTTTGAACAGTATTTTTTTCGTTACATGAAGGGAAGGCCGGCTTTTGATGGTTCGCAACCCATCTCAGTTCACAGCTCATATGGAATCTGTTTGTTTAGAAACACAGTAGCAGATATTTCTGTAGACATCGGGTCACTTCTTGTGTCCTTGGTTGCCTTGAACTTACTATCCGGTCCACTAATATTGTTACTCGTTACGTATCCAGCACTTTTCATTGATCCTCGCTAGACTGCGTAGTGATAAAAGGGGCGGCCGGAAAGATGGAGGCAGGTGAGTGCTGAAATGGAAGGCGCCCTGGTGAGAAGATGGGGAGAGGAagccctccctccctcccctccccggTCCCTTCTTTCCCTCCCATTTTAGCTTTTGCTATTCAGGTTAGATCCTCGCCTTCCAAACAAGCATCCCTTTTTGTAATAAGACAGTCTCTTGAGTGTGAGCAACCTTGAAACCGATGGGATTCTATTTTCATGCGAATTTCGTGACAGTTTTTTCTTTGTAGCGTTGCAGGTATGCCaaatcattgtttttattttatcaaataTATAAggcaaagttcattttttcGTGACATCGTGGAAACAGGCCATATATCGGAAGCAGGCAAGTAGGCCAGGCGTTGTTTTGCAAGAAGAACGATggaaatttataattattttttctgttCCACATTTCCACTTTTGCATGTCgaaagtttttattttgatttacgTTCTGCTCACTTATGCGAGCTGTTTTTTTAACAATCTTTTATGCCCGAATGATTTCTTGATGATGTTCATCTGTTCAGTCAAAGATCAcagatgaaataaaaatgtgcaATAAAACAAACAAGCGGTGACTTGTATGTCATTGGAGCGACTGGAGTTTTGTCACAGTTATAGATGTCTTCTGTGACgcggcaacgccacaaaacagaaATATTATTGGTTTATTAATTAGGAGAGAAAGTACTCACTGCTCTTACGCCAACTGAGCATTAGTACCTTTCTTTGTCATACTATGCCAGCGAATAGCAGTAAATCGAACCACAGTAAATCGTTCATTTTCAGGAACGCAGTTCAAAACAGTTATACGATAATTTGCCCCATTTTGTGCAGCGTGGAGGAAAGGGAATAGTTGGCAAACgcaaaaaataatgcaaagttGTGTTTTGAAGTGACAAGCTCGTTGCCCTGGCCGATCTCCGATATGAGTCAACAGAGCAACGGACAATTTGCTGAACacaatgaaaatgtaaaattcaaacgatGACAACTTTTATAGGTCTGTTTATGACTAATCAAGCCTCGTATTCGTTTGTCTCTAAGAAACGAAAGAAGCATTGAAAAAATCCACGACTTAGTGGCtgtaagacaaagaaagcaatttattatataaacaccagagaaataccaagtgagctttcgcgcggaaacatgatatcttcacacgaggaaagatcactgttgctatggttacatacaAAAATTgcgcctttcgtgaaatgatttagccatgtaatatcctctatgtaatGTATCGCGTGTGTTTTTAAAGGTTGGTCGCATTATGGAGACAGCCGAAAAGTTAAGTAAGTGGAATGATGTGGGTTGGAGTATTTAAGATTTTCACTCTGTTCCAGGAAGATATTTTTCCGCTTcggttttcttcttttgttatATACAGTATAACACTTCATTTCGAACCTTAAGATGTCATGGAAACGACTAGCCTGTAaacacagacgtatttccggttgtcaAGAAAAGCGAGAAAAGCGTTCGCACGCTAGGAAACAACACAAAAAGGAAACagtttattgagaaaaaaaattaccttgaaTTTGCGTTTTCAGCATTTGTACAATTCTTTCCCGTTTTCGGCGAATCAGCGACGCCGGCGAATTCACCCAATGTCGAgttttgttgtaaatgtgaATACATGACGGTAAATTTTGATTTCACGACTTATTTTGAACACCGCTCCTCCTAAGAGACTAGTTTGTGgaagttgaaaaacttgaacGGACAATTTTCTATTGCGTTTTCTTTGCGCAGGGAgtagggctggcgcagtggtgagagcactagcCTCACTCCTATGTGGCCAGAGTTCGATTCAcatgttggttgagtttgttggttctcttctctgctccgagaggtttttctccggtttctCTGGTCGTCGCCTGTTCTCAAAAACCAGCCCatggtttcatttcatttcatttttgtacagtgtccccaatgaGTGCCTCAGCGCTAGAAACACTTgactaaataaattttattatgatTTGGTCTCCCTGTCGTGGCCGTAGATTTGCGTGGTGGTTAGCCTGTTTTACTGGGTCACCTGTGGCAAAAACAAATTGGTTGCAATACTGCTTAACTCAGATCAGGGGACAATTGTTCGGTTTCTAAGAAACAAGAGGAATCTTAAAGCAATGCGAGCTCAAGACACGACTGAAAAGTATGGTTGTGAATCGCGTAAGGCGACTTGCTGTGTTGACGATTCTTCTTGGAAGTCTTGAGGTAATCATACAGTGGTGGCTTTTTCAAACGAAACATGCAAGAAGTGATAAActaattaaaactaaaatagcAAACGATTAACAACACTGGAAACCTAAAAATGGAATTGGGCGCGGATCAAAATTGGTTTTATTTTACACGCCGTTGTTCGGTCGTAGACCATGGCCGGGCCTCGCGAACGATCACAATTTCACGCGCTGGAGGGGCATCGGTTGTCGTGAACAAGCGTGTCGGATAAGTTACAACCAAAGTGACCTTGTAAAGAGCGATGCAGTTTTGTTTTACGGCAGAGACTTGCCAAGTGTATCTCACATGGTGCACATTATGAAGAGAAAACCAGCACAACAGCGATGGATATATTTCATGCATGAAAGTCCCGTATTTGCTTACTCCAATGTCGCTTCTTATAACGGCTTCTTTAATTGGACCATGACCTATCGAAGGGATTCGGATTTTTTCGTACCATATCGATACTACACACGATTGCAACCCGACGAGATTGTACTTCAGGCGACGCAGACTACCAACTTTGCGGAGGGAAAAGACAAACTGGCTGTTTGGATCGTAAGTCACTGCGGCGAACTCAGAGACGAGTTGGTCAGAGCGCTTATGAAATTCATCAAAGTGGATATTTTTGGATCGTGCTCAAAGAACTTTAATCAATCTGAATCGTGTCCAAAAGCGTCTCCAGAATGCAGTCAGAAGCTATTGCGTTACAAATTCTTTTTTGCCTTTGAAAATTCGTTCTGCCTTGATTACATAACAGAAAAATATTGGTACCTATCGCTCGATCACAACATTGTTCCTGTTGTGATGGGTGGAGCTTCCTATGAAGACGAACAACTCGCTATTCCCGGCTCTTTTATCGACGTTGCGAATTTCCAGTCTGTCGAAGCCCTTGTGAAATATCTCCTTTACTTAGACTCAAATGACACTGCATATAACGAATATTTCAAGTGGAAGAAAGAATTTAAACCATTCTTACCTGAATCTTGGACCTGCAAGATTTGTGCTGCGTTGCACAACGATACCTTGCCAGCCAAAGTGTACAACTTGGACGATTTTTGGGGAGTAGGgaaatcttgtggaaaaaaCGAGGATAAAATACGCAAACTTATTTCCCAAGCAGACTAATGTAGGTAATCAATGAATACGATAAGGCACGCTACTGCATGTGATATAAGGAGAGAGAAGTTTAATTCGTTCAGTGGTGTCGGAGAAAACGTGTTTCAGTGTAATTACTCATGTGATTATTACAGCAACTGCATACAccctattccaaaatggccgtcattttagtattcttttgtttgcttacaatttggcccttgttgcctcgttcttaaggtAAAAATTCCAAAGgaatttaaccttgaacgaggcaacaatgCCTGATAACTGTTGTGTGCCGCTATGCTGT includes these proteins:
- the LOC138046690 gene encoding glycoprotein 3-alpha-L-fucosyltransferase A-like; protein product: NGIGRGSKLVLFYTPLFGRRPWPGLANDHNFTRWRGIGCREQACRISYNQSDLVKSDAVLFYGRDLPSVSHMVHIMKRKPAQQRWIYFMHESPVFAYSNVASYNGFFNWTMTYRRDSDFFVPYRYYTRLQPDEIVLQATQTTNFAEGKDKLAVWIVSHCGELRDELVRALMKFIKVDIFGSCSKNFNQSESCPKASPECSQKLLRYKFFFAFENSFCLDYITEKYWYLSLDHNIVPVVMGGASYEDEQLAIPGSFIDVANFQSVEALVKYLLYLDSNDTAYNEYFKWKKEFKPFLPESWTCKICAALHNDTLPAKVYNLDDFWGVGKSCGKNEDKIRKLISQAD